A stretch of Lathyrus oleraceus cultivar Zhongwan6 chromosome 6, CAAS_Psat_ZW6_1.0, whole genome shotgun sequence DNA encodes these proteins:
- the LOC127091541 gene encoding uncharacterized protein LOC127091541, with translation MSTSSEYLETLLTSAKPFIRNELSSINTNLPSLITILHSRGASECWHKHGTFLEHLVDIFRILHLWKSPYPVSLCGLFHSAYSNSYVNLAIFDPSTSREIVREHVGVEAERLIHLFCVVPRQTLIHDDLLFHYTDKELCDDLEKSELSLKDAKEKGIFNGDERWRKKLQGLVPVDGVKVKHIRTGEDVNVSRRVVAVFVMMTMADFSDQLFGFQDMLFENFDGRLEFKGNNFGAVWPGNGKPGLWLNSISRMGAVYNLILREEEIFLEEKKRVGVGEGEGRVNVVDCERDEDIELVLPPVFDKCSKVLDAGDQIVARDLYWEALSCEEGMEKIEELLVKSIEKNPFVGEPHVVLSQVYLTKGRFEEGERESERGLTLLLEWGCHWDKRVSWEGWISWTRVLLMKAKEKSWPNNSWGILNLGLVK, from the coding sequence ATGTCAACTTCAAGTGAATACCTCGAAACCCTCTTAACCTCAGCTAAACCCTTCATCCGTAACGAACTCAGTTCCATCAACACCAATCTCCCATCCTTAATAACCATCCTCCATTCCCGTGGTGCATCAGAATGTTGGCACAAACACGGTACTTTCCTCGAACACCTTGTCGACATTTTCCGAATCCTCCACCTTTGGAAATCCCCATACCCCGTCTCCCTCTGTGGACTCTTCCACTCAGCATACTCCAATTCCTACGTCAACCTCGCCATCTTCGACCCTTCAACCTCTCGCGAAATAGTTCGCGAACACGTAGGCGTAGAAGCTGAGCGTTTGATTCATTTGTTTTGTGTTGTTCCTAGACAAACTCTTATTCACGATGATCTTCTTTTTCATTACACTGATAAGGAGCTCTGTGATGATCTTGAAAAATCAGAATTGTCTTTGAAGGATGCAAAGGAGAAGGGGATTTTTAATGGGGATGAAAGATGGAGGAAGAAACTGCAGGGTCTTGTTCCTGTTGATGGGGTGAAAGTGAAGCATATAAGAACTGGTGAAGATGTGAATGTTTCGAGGAGGGTTGTGGCGGTTTTTGTTATGATGACTATGGCTGATTTTTCTGATCAGCTTTTTGGTTTTCAGGATATGCTGTTTGAGAATTTTGATGGTAGGCTTGAGTTTAAAGGGAACAATTTTGGTGCTGTTTGGCCTGGAAATGGTAAACCGGGTTTATGGTTGAATTCGATTTCGAGAATGGGAGCTGTTTATAATTTGATTTTGAGAGAGGAAGAGATTTTCTTGGAAGAGAAGAAACGGGTAGGAGTTGGAGAAGGAGAAGGAAGAGTTAATGTTGTTGATTGTGAGAGAGATGAGGACATTGAGTTGGTTTTGCCGCCGGTTTTCGATAAATGTTCAAAGGTTTTGGATGCAGGGGATCAAATAGTTGCAAGGGATTTGTATTGGGAAGCATTGAGTTGTGAAGAAGGGATGGAGAAGATTGAGGAGTTGTTGGTGAAGAGTATTGAGAAAAACCCTTTTGTGGGAGAGCCACATGTGGTGTTGAGTCAAGTTTATTTGACAAAGGGGAGATTTGAAGAGGGTGAGAGAGAATCTGAGAGAGGATTGACTCTTTTGCTTGAGTGGGGATGTCATTGGGATAAAAGGGTTTCTTGGGAAGGTTGGATTTCATGGACTAGAGTTTTGTTGATGAAGGCAAAAGAGAAATCTTGGCCTAATAATTCATGGGGTATCCTCAATTTAGGTCTTGTAAAGTAG